A window of Leptospira fainei serovar Hurstbridge str. BUT 6 contains these coding sequences:
- a CDS encoding SpoIIE family protein phosphatase: MLRSRPDGSLSLEEGEGVSAIFDSFLRESMTLTHAEAGAVFSRINPGELRLVSGVATKDLVEAGDWAFSQAGKDLLLEKGKTPPWAKHHSNSPIIICKLKIDETGSSLPKGAVYAVLVLRGMQTADRFAKTDFELLRTTCKTIGRLLKESYLSGDSSLVTLSLLATTQLVLEAAQAKRQSERFDFLLTEVIRVSGLINSSLDLSQLLEAIMLSSKTVFRTEACSVLLLDETKEYLYFHTVLGEKSEAVTKMKVPIGKGIAGMVVRESKPMIINDAQNDDRVYKEVDRASQFTTRNIMAAPLVANDEVIGVIEAINTVDRESFNNEDLELFLSFSGTSALAIQKTGLLQNLELANRDLRKKVSELESLFELSHAVTQSRNRLSLVRKTIRLVNRELDASISGVFLYSVTKDGYINCAYFDGQTERIDRIPEVEIEGSQIYSSIIEGLPVLKRDILDHPFPHALDRSYLKGSYIIVPLFLSSGEPYGALTVADRRDKLSYRDSDFKLLQTMASQVTKGFEAFRLRNEMLAKKAIQQEIDITRKIQQNILPSEKVFLSNFDLGILSVPAKDVSGDFYDYYQYSDGQYSFLVADVSGKSLPAALFMAMSSSIIRTLARNHDLTPEEILRQGNELIFEDSHFGMFVTAFFIHYNPSIFTVEYASAGHNDQVWIKEDGSYELIKGQGPPLGVIPTAKYRGGNFRVKPGDIVVLYTDGAVEEKDAQGFEFGLERMIEEIRSRRHFSSQKIIEELYGEIRKFSGSKEPFDDFTVLVLKFNDDYQFYRTFDANTAQIPVFREFIYDTIKVRNLDEAFRDDILLACDEAGTNIVMHGYKDTLLRNPKFDCKIRFTEDSITIVLTDSGTGFDRTRVKDPSIEENLSGKRKGGFGVYLIEKLMDSVDYRIEEGRNILTLRKNFR, from the coding sequence CTGCTTCGCAGCCGTCCCGACGGCTCCCTCTCTTTAGAGGAAGGGGAAGGAGTCTCCGCGATCTTTGACAGCTTTTTGCGTGAGTCAATGACCTTGACTCATGCGGAAGCCGGGGCCGTATTTTCCAGAATCAATCCCGGAGAACTTAGACTTGTTTCCGGAGTAGCCACTAAGGATTTGGTGGAGGCGGGAGATTGGGCATTTTCTCAAGCAGGAAAAGATCTACTACTCGAGAAAGGTAAAACTCCTCCCTGGGCTAAGCATCATTCCAATTCTCCAATCATTATCTGTAAATTAAAAATCGATGAAACAGGATCATCCCTTCCGAAAGGAGCGGTTTATGCAGTCTTGGTTCTTCGAGGAATGCAAACGGCGGACCGATTCGCAAAGACCGACTTTGAATTGTTGCGAACCACATGCAAAACGATCGGAAGACTCTTAAAAGAATCCTATCTCTCCGGCGACTCATCCTTAGTAACATTATCCTTGCTAGCCACCACCCAATTAGTGTTGGAAGCCGCGCAAGCCAAACGACAATCCGAAAGATTCGATTTTCTGCTAACCGAAGTGATACGAGTTTCGGGGCTGATCAATTCTTCCTTGGATCTCTCTCAACTGTTGGAAGCCATTATGCTTTCCTCCAAAACCGTATTTCGGACCGAAGCTTGCAGCGTTTTATTACTGGATGAAACAAAGGAATATCTATATTTTCACACAGTTTTAGGCGAAAAGAGCGAAGCCGTTACAAAGATGAAAGTACCGATCGGTAAGGGTATTGCGGGTATGGTCGTGCGCGAAAGCAAACCTATGATCATAAACGATGCGCAAAACGACGATCGAGTATATAAAGAGGTGGATCGAGCCTCGCAATTTACGACGCGAAATATTATGGCGGCCCCTCTAGTCGCAAACGACGAGGTGATCGGGGTCATCGAAGCGATCAACACGGTCGATCGGGAATCGTTTAACAACGAAGACTTGGAACTATTCTTAAGTTTTTCGGGAACGTCCGCTCTCGCGATCCAGAAAACCGGGTTATTGCAGAATCTAGAATTAGCGAACAGAGACTTGCGTAAGAAAGTCTCCGAGCTTGAATCTTTATTCGAACTTTCTCATGCAGTGACTCAATCCCGAAATCGTTTGAGCTTGGTTCGGAAAACGATCCGATTAGTAAATCGAGAATTGGATGCATCCATCTCCGGCGTATTTTTATACAGCGTGACCAAGGATGGATATATCAATTGCGCGTATTTTGACGGGCAAACCGAAAGAATCGATCGAATTCCGGAAGTCGAGATAGAAGGTTCACAGATCTACTCGAGCATAATCGAAGGCTTACCCGTCCTGAAGCGCGATATTTTGGATCACCCTTTTCCTCACGCTTTAGATCGCTCTTATTTAAAAGGTTCTTATATTATCGTTCCATTATTCTTGTCTAGCGGAGAACCGTACGGCGCATTGACGGTCGCGGATCGCAGAGACAAACTTTCTTACCGCGATTCCGATTTCAAACTTTTGCAAACGATGGCGTCTCAGGTGACAAAAGGATTCGAGGCGTTTCGACTTAGGAATGAGATGCTTGCGAAGAAAGCGATTCAGCAGGAAATCGATATTACTCGAAAAATTCAGCAGAACATTCTTCCTTCGGAAAAAGTATTCCTCTCCAACTTCGATTTGGGAATCCTTTCCGTTCCTGCAAAAGACGTATCCGGAGATTTTTACGATTATTATCAGTATAGCGACGGACAATATTCCTTCTTAGTCGCCGATGTTTCCGGAAAGAGTTTACCGGCAGCGCTATTCATGGCAATGAGCTCTTCGATTATTCGAACATTGGCTAGAAATCACGATCTGACTCCGGAAGAAATTTTACGCCAAGGGAATGAACTCATTTTCGAGGATTCTCATTTCGGGATGTTCGTCACCGCTTTTTTTATTCATTATAATCCTTCGATCTTCACGGTAGAATACGCTTCCGCCGGTCATAACGATCAAGTCTGGATCAAAGAGGACGGTTCTTATGAATTGATCAAAGGCCAGGGTCCGCCGTTGGGGGTCATTCCTACGGCAAAATACCGAGGAGGTAATTTTAGGGTAAAACCGGGAGATATCGTCGTACTGTACACGGACGGAGCAGTGGAAGAAAAGGACGCTCAAGGGTTCGAATTCGGATTGGAGCGGATGATCGAGGAAATTCGTAGCCGAAGACACTTCTCTTCGCAAAAAATCATAGAAGAATTATACGGGGAGATCCGCAAATTTTCCGGATCAAAAGAACCGTTCGACGACTTTACCGTTCTAGTTTTAAAATTCAACGACGATTATCAATTTTATAGGACCTTTGACGCGAATACCGCCCAAATTCCAGTGTTTAGAGAATTCATTTACGACACGATCAAAGTACGCAATCTGGACGAAGCTTTCCGCGATGATATCCTACTTGCTTGCGACGAAGCCGGAACAAATATAGTAATGCACGGATATAAGGATACCCTTCTAAGGAATCCGAAATTCGATTGTAAAATACGCTTCACTGAGGATTCTATCACGATCGTCCTGACCGATTCCGGTACGGGTTTCGATCGAACTAGAGTTAAGGATCCGTCCATCGAGGAAAACCTTTCCGGAAAACGGAAAGGCGGATTCGGGGTTTACCTAATTGAAAAACTGATGGATTCGGTTGATTACCGAATCGAAGAGGGTAGGAATATTCTTACTCTTCGAAAAAACTTTCGCTAA
- the def gene encoding peptide deformylase — translation MSIRKILKIGDPVLRKSSEPVHPDELLTKEFKKLIKDMFDTMRHAEGVGLAAPQIGILKQMVVVGTDPKEDYPESSRVLERVILNPEITPLTESVDGNWEGCLSVPGMRGFVERPNKIRVTWMDEKGNRHEEVLQGYEAVVFQHECDHLKGVLYVDRLKSTKLFGFNDSMELTGPILD, via the coding sequence ATGTCCATTCGTAAAATTCTTAAGATAGGTGATCCAGTACTGCGTAAATCGAGCGAACCTGTGCATCCTGACGAACTACTTACCAAAGAGTTTAAAAAGCTCATTAAAGATATGTTCGATACCATGCGGCACGCGGAGGGCGTCGGTTTAGCGGCTCCTCAAATTGGAATTCTGAAACAGATGGTTGTCGTAGGCACCGACCCAAAGGAAGATTATCCTGAAAGCTCCCGCGTTCTGGAGAGAGTGATTTTAAATCCCGAGATAACCCCCCTGACCGAATCTGTCGATGGGAATTGGGAAGGCTGCCTTTCCGTTCCTGGAATGCGAGGCTTTGTGGAAAGGCCGAACAAAATTCGAGTTACTTGGATGGACGAAAAAGGGAATCGGCATGAAGAAGTGCTGCAAGGCTACGAAGCTGTCGTTTTCCAGCATGAATGCGATCATTTGAAGGGTGTTTTGTATGTAGACCGGCTAAAAAGCACCAAACTTTTCGGTTTTAACGATTCTATGGAATTGACAGGTCCGATCCTAGACTGA
- a CDS encoding STAS domain-containing protein, whose protein sequence is MELTVEIKGNSRVVHLIGNMDVHNTHKIEQAFMEHINKAKESNIVLDMSNVEFVSSAGLRVIVASLRVCKEREIQLKLAALRPAVRKVFEIIDMDSLFKIYDTVDSSLQ, encoded by the coding sequence ATGGAGCTCACGGTAGAAATAAAAGGGAATTCGCGCGTCGTTCATCTGATTGGAAATATGGATGTCCATAATACCCATAAGATCGAACAAGCGTTCATGGAGCATATTAACAAGGCAAAGGAATCGAATATCGTTCTCGACATGTCGAATGTTGAATTCGTTTCTTCAGCAGGGTTAAGAGTCATTGTAGCCTCGCTTCGCGTCTGCAAAGAAAGGGAAATTCAGCTTAAATTGGCCGCTTTGAGACCCGCAGTCCGCAAAGTTTTTGAAATCATCGATATGGATTCGCTTTTCAAAATCTACGATACGGTGGATTCATCCTTACAATAA
- a CDS encoding acyl-CoA carboxylase subunit beta: MSEPTYSMENPFQNKSGTDIESPKGIYEDANAMGKELLEKPLQGGGTDRILVQHSKSRMTVWERIKVLTESEPNILYQNWGKNLDGASLVTGILNINGRDVAVYGHDFTLRAGSMDATNGSKLARLIYTAGEHGIPLIGMNDSAGAYVPAGVGGLDGYSEAFTALRKISGVVPSIMLMFGFNAGGGSYLPRQGSFMIQSENTFFGLTGPGVVKSVLGEDISADDLGGPKVHGQSGVVDLVTNDELGSLRTSLRLLSYLPDNNYSLAPFHPTSDPTDRFIYEEEILFRKTFNSPTGMNTPFDITLYIQNICDHGQYFEIQPQRSRNLITAFGRIGGHVVGFVANNSAVSSGQIDIGAARKGTRFIRFCNVYNIPVIFLEDTTGFLPGKDQEHHGIVLEGRKLLDSIIDLRTPRLTLIIRNAFGGAYASFNSYHTGASMVFALPTARIAVMGPAGKDYVYKDEMAAIHKEFQDSIKKGMPEKEALAVRDKKFQVLSQQYEKELMNPKEALSLGSVSRIVLPGTTRSILFQNLDYLVRHYKPAPMSGPQREFE; the protein is encoded by the coding sequence ATGTCGGAACCAACCTACTCCATGGAAAATCCCTTCCAAAATAAATCAGGAACGGATATCGAATCTCCTAAAGGCATTTACGAAGATGCCAATGCTATGGGCAAGGAGTTGCTAGAAAAACCTCTTCAGGGAGGCGGCACTGATCGAATTCTAGTACAGCACTCTAAATCGAGAATGACCGTTTGGGAAAGGATCAAAGTCCTAACCGAATCGGAACCGAATATACTTTACCAGAACTGGGGAAAGAACTTAGACGGCGCTTCGCTTGTCACCGGGATTCTTAATATTAACGGAAGGGACGTGGCCGTGTACGGCCATGATTTTACTCTTCGCGCCGGTTCAATGGATGCCACTAACGGTAGCAAATTAGCGAGATTAATTTATACGGCAGGGGAGCATGGCATTCCTTTAATCGGAATGAACGATTCGGCGGGTGCGTACGTTCCTGCCGGAGTCGGCGGTTTGGACGGATACTCCGAAGCGTTTACTGCGTTGCGGAAAATCAGCGGAGTAGTTCCGAGTATCATGCTCATGTTCGGATTCAATGCTGGGGGAGGATCCTATCTTCCTCGCCAAGGGTCTTTTATGATCCAGTCCGAGAATACGTTTTTTGGCCTCACCGGCCCGGGAGTCGTAAAATCGGTATTGGGAGAGGATATTTCCGCGGATGATCTAGGCGGACCGAAAGTCCACGGTCAAAGCGGGGTTGTCGATTTGGTAACGAACGACGAGCTCGGTTCCTTACGCACATCTCTCAGACTTCTATCGTATTTACCGGATAATAATTATAGTTTAGCTCCGTTTCATCCTACGTCAGATCCGACGGATCGTTTCATTTACGAGGAGGAAATCCTATTTCGGAAAACGTTCAATTCTCCCACCGGAATGAACACACCGTTCGATATCACTCTCTATATTCAGAATATCTGCGACCACGGACAATACTTCGAGATTCAACCTCAGCGTTCTAGAAACCTAATCACCGCATTCGGCAGAATCGGAGGCCATGTCGTAGGCTTTGTCGCAAATAATTCGGCAGTATCATCGGGTCAGATCGATATCGGAGCCGCTAGAAAAGGAACTAGGTTTATTCGTTTTTGCAACGTATATAATATTCCCGTAATTTTCTTAGAGGACACCACCGGTTTCTTACCGGGAAAAGATCAGGAACACCACGGAATCGTTTTAGAGGGGCGAAAACTTCTGGACTCAATCATCGATCTGCGCACGCCTCGATTGACGTTGATTATCCGAAATGCATTCGGGGGAGCATACGCTTCCTTTAATTCGTATCATACCGGAGCCAGTATGGTTTTTGCGTTACCTACCGCCAGAATTGCCGTCATGGGCCCCGCAGGAAAAGATTACGTCTATAAGGACGAGATGGCCGCTATTCATAAGGAATTCCAAGATAGCATTAAGAAAGGAATGCCTGAAAAAGAAGCATTGGCTGTACGAGATAAAAAATTCCAAGTCTTATCGCAGCAATATGAAAAGGAACTCATGAATCCTAAAGAAGCATTATCTCTGGGTTCGGTCTCCCGGATCGTTCTTCCGGGAACCACGAGAAGCATATTATTCCAAAATTTAGACTATCTAGTTCGCCACTATAAACCAGCCCCGATGTCCGGGCCACAAAGGGAGTTCGAATAG